The genomic interval CTGAGACAGCGTAAGTATGACCAATATTGGCTTTAACACTGCCAATAGCACAAGTCAGATTGGGTTCGTAAGTTCGATAAGCTTGGAGCAAACCCTTAATTTCTGACTCATCTTGATGGGGAACCCCACTACCGAAAACTTCTAGATAGCCAATGTCTGTGGGCATGATACCCGTAGAATGAAAAGTTTGATGGCAAACTTGCGTTACTGCTGCCTCCTCAGAGAGTGTGTTGGTGGTGGAATTCTGTTTCAAGACACTGAGGGCTTCCATTACTGCATAAATGCGATCGCCATCTTGTTGTGCTGTTTCATGGAGCTTCAACACCACCGCAGCTGCACCTTCACCTACCATCCAGCCATTAGTATTGCGATCATAGCTGAGAGTATTGATGCCTTGGTTGACTTTTGCTATCTGATTTCGTGCTAAAACACTAGCACTATTTCCGGCAAGTTCGACAGCACCGACAACAACAGCATCTACTTCTTTGATAGAAAGTAGCTTTTGTGCAACTTCTAAAGCTGTGAATACAGAATTTTGTTCGGCAGTAAGTGTAAATGAAGGGCCAGCAAAATTCCATAAATTAGAAATACTGCATAAATTGGCAATACTGTCTTTCGCTTGCTGATTAAACAGACAAAGAGAAACTTCTGCTGCCACAACAATCACAACTCCTACCCTGCTGCCTTGATTGAGTTTTGCATCTTTCAGGGCGCGATCGGCTACCTTAAGTATCAACAATTCTTGAGGATTTAATTTATCCGCTTTCTCAGGTGCTAATTGAAAATCTGATAAATCAATATCAAAATCTTTTATGTATGCACCTACAGGTGCTGTGCCGCTTTCAAAGCCATAGTTTTTGAGCAAATGCTCTTGCTTTTGCGCTCCTTGCCATCGTTGAGGAGGAACATCTATAAAGTGTTGGGTTGCTTCATAAATACTGCGTTCAAAAGTATCTAATTCTTTGCAGCCTCCCAAAAAGCAATCCATACCAACAATCGCAATTTTGGGATTATTACTTTGCTCACCTATGCCCATTACTTAATCTCCTCGTACCAACGCATACTTTGAGAAACTTGTACCTACCCAAAAGAAGGGGAAGAATGGAAGAGTGGGAGAGGGAAACTGTAGGAAGAATCATTCTCCCTGTCCCCTGTCCCCTATTTCCTATCCTCTTTTCGTAGGCAAAATAGTTCCCTTTGCTCCAATCATGCGAGTATATATTTTCCCTTGAATGTCATGTGCAATCACATCAGCAATCACAGATGATTCAGTTTTTGATTTGACTTCGCAAGAAACGTAAAACTTTTCACCAAATGGAATAGGTGCGAACTGTTCAAAAGTTTTTATTTCTGAAGGTAAACAACCTTTTTGATGAAAATACTGCGTCCAAATCCACAGTGAATGAATTTGAACATCTGCAATATAGGGATTAAACGTGATTACTGGAAATTGCCCTTGTTGTCTATTTCCAAGATTTGGCAAAGTACATTCTATAGTAACCTTTTCAGGACTGGCATTTAAGATAGTTTTTACACCTTGAAAATAAGGGCCGTGAAACAAGCTCATTGCTCCATTTTGATAAAGCGAGTTACTAGAACCAAAGATTATTTCTTCTTGTTGCAAGTTAAGGGCATCATAATTAGGGGTAACAGGAATTTGATGTTTAAGCTTGACATGGCTGCTAAAGTGATAACGTATTTTTCCTTCTCGGTTTTGACTCCAGATTTTAGCATCAAGCTCTATCTCATCTGCATCGTTTTTAGCAATCTCTTGTAAATCTATGGTGTATTCACTGGCAAGACTTTCATCAAAAATAATTCCCTTCAAAACCTTATAGTTTAGACAACTAAATGATTTGTAACCGGGATAAAGTTGTTCGCAGGTGCTCGTAATCCATGATAAGGCACAAGTGGCAGGTAAAACTGGGCGACCAGCAATCACATGATCTTGTAAAAATGGGTTGGCTGCTAATTTTAATCGTCGCTGGATACGAAATTTTTTCAACTCAGGGTTGAGAGATTTTGGTGTGTAGGTGAGGGGACTACCAATTACCACTTGCACAGTTGGTTGGTTGGTTTGTGTTAGTTCGTTAACTAACATTTGAGTTCCAACTTTTATAGGAATAGTCTCAATACCCCGTTCGGTAAAAGCTTTCTTTAATTCTGGAGTTACCATGCCACTTTCCCAGGGTCCCCAATTGATCGCAACTACGTGACAATTGGGATAATTACGTTTCACAAGATGAGCTGACTTGTTAAGAATTTCGTTGGCGATCGCATAATCTGACTGGCCAATATTCCCATAAAAACCCACTACAGAGGAAAACAGGACTAAATAATTCAGTTGATCGGGCGACACACAACGCAGCAGATTTTCCAATCCTTTAACTTTGGCAGCGTAAACGGTTTCAAAATCCCGTTCTGATTTGTTTTCAATGCGTTTATCTGCTAAATTGCCAGCTCCGTGAATAATTCCTGTTACTGTACCTAAACGTTCTACTACGGCATTAAGTTGTTCTTGGAGCAGTGTTGCATCAGTTATATCCACGCTCAAATATTCTGCTTGTCCACCTGCCTGCTCAATTGCTCGTAGTGTTGTGTCAATTTCTCGCCGAGAGGAAATAGCCTTATACTTTTTCTGCACCATTGCAGGTGTAGGCTTGTCCCCTTTGGCTAGAAAATCATCCATAATCCGCTTTTTCAGTTCCCCCTCATTTAAGCAGCCTTCAGCCCATACAGGTTCGGGATCTACAGGAGAACGTCCGAGCAAAATAAATTTGCATTGATAACATTGTGCCAATTGAATAACGCATTGAGCTGTTATCCCTTTTGCACCACCACTGACGAGAAAGACTTGGGATCGGGGAGAAGACGCGGAGATGGAAAGACGCGGTGACGCGGAGAGAGAAGAGTTCTCCGTGTCTCCCCCTCCCCGTGTCCCCGTGTCCTCTTCACACACCAGTGTTGTTCGTCCTTGCGAACTATATCCAACTTCAGTAATTAACCGATTGGGATCGTAGAGTTCGGCGAGGATATAGCTTACTGATGTTTGAGTATCTAAATCGGGGCTGAGATCTAGCGCTCGGCAAAATACGGGTTCCCATTCTTGATTTAAGGTTTTGGTTAATCCAAACAGCCCACTACCGATGGCACCAAAGTTGGTTTTCTGTCCTAGTCCGAACTCACCATCAAGACGAGCAACAGTCAAAAAGCAACTACGTCCTACAGATGCGGCTTGATTGAGTGGTTCTTTAAGATGTTTGGCAATCAGAAAGACTTGGCGAAGTAGGGCTTTCTCGGTTTCCAGATAACGGATGTCATTGCTAGTATCGTCATGACTTGCAGGATTGAGGTGAATGAACGCGGCAATTGAACCATACTCAGAGGCGATCGCTTCTAACTGATTTTTCAAATTCTCCTCACTCAATGAAGCCAAGACAACACGATTTACTCCTTCTGGTAAAGGCAACTGTTGTGCAATTAAGGTTTGGGGAAAACTTAAGACAACCACTTTCCAACCGCGTTCATAAAGAGCAAGAGCAAGTTCTGAGGTAGTGAGGGAGCCATCATCAGTAAGCAAGGCAATATGCTTTTCTGGCAAGGTAAAATCTAAAACGTCGGGTTCTGGAAGAAATTTGAGTTTGACTGGACTGCGGAGAATCTTACAATCTAGCTCAGGTAGCTGGCTGCAAGGCTCGACTGGAAGTGTTTTTTTTTCCAGCACGTTAGCCTGTTGTTTCATGTAGTCAACTATTTGACCAAGAGTACGTAATTCTCCCAGTTCTTCTGGATTAGGCCTGGGTAAATCTGGGTATAGCTCCAACAGCGCTCCCAGTATTTCAACTCGTTTGATCGAATCAATTCCCAAATCTGCCTCCATATCCATCGACAGTTCTAGCATCTCTACTGGATAGCCTGTCTTTTCGCTCACAACGTTGAGCAGAATTTGGCTGAGATCGCTAAAATCAACCGATGGGACTGGGGAAACCGATTCTGCTGGAGTAATGGCAATAGCAGAAACTAGGGAAGTTGGTTCTTCTGGAGTAGCAATAGTGGCAGGAATTGAGGAGGAAGAAGACACTGAGAATTGTGAATCAGATTCTCTCCCAAAGTCTTGTTGTCTCCTTGTCTCCTTGTCCTCATTTCTCTTTGCGTCTTCTACTTCTTGCGCTATGTTGGTGGGTGCAGACTCAATTTGAGCAATTGCTGGTACAAGAGTCCGCATATACTCTACGATTTGACCAAGAGTACGTAGTTGTCCCAGTTCTTCTGGATTCGGCTTGGGCAAATCTGGGTATAATTCCAACAGCGCTCCCAAAATTTCAACTCGTTTGATCGAATCAATTCCTAAATCAGCCTCGATATCCATCGACAGTTCCAACATCTCGACTGGATAACCTGTCTTCTCACTTACAACATTTAGTAGAGTCTGACTCAGGGTAGCTTCATCAATTGTGATTGGTGATGAGAGCGTATCTATAGACGTGTCAGAAGTTTTGATTGCAACTGGTTTTGTACCATTATTAGTATCAGAATGAACACCATTAGTTGAAACAACTTCAGGGCTAACTCCCAAGTTTGTGCCATTACTCCCATGATGATAAACGCCATTACTTAGGTCAGAATGGACACCATTAGTTGAAACAACTTCAAAGCTAGTTACTAACTCATTAACAGGTACAGCAACAATAGAATTATCTTGCTGCTCACTAATAGTAGATTCCTCTGATGGTAAAACCGCAGGACGTTTATCTGTTCTCCGCTGGGAGTCTAAAACCCCATCTTCTATAAGTTGCAAGTCTGGGTTAGGGTAACAGTTCTTTCCCCAAACCTCCTGTTCCATTTTATTGCCCTTATTCGCAATCAACAGATCATACTGTTGCTGGAGCAATTGGAAAAAGTTTT from Chlorogloeopsis sp. ULAP01 carries:
- a CDS encoding type I polyketide synthase translates to MTASWIEATLAQLQEEISNCEKGLHKLIKVKQTMSAQATETNKINRRLQHTPVAIVGMASIFPESKNLQEYWEKIIRKVDCITDVPPSRWSIDEYYDPDPKAPDKTYCKRGGFIPEIEFNPMEFGLPPNVLEVTDISQLLSLVVAKAAMEDAGYGEKSQFNRERTGVILGVALARQLAMPLATRLEYPIWEKALKSSGLSDEDTQKIIEKIKSAYVRWEENAFPGMLANIVAGRIANRLDFGGTNCVVDAACASSLGALAMSISELVEYRADMMLTGGVDTDNSIVAYMCFSKTPAVTPSQNPKPFDAQSDGMMLAEGIGMLVLKRLEDAVRDNDRIYAVIKGIGTSSDGRYKSIYAPRPEGQVRALHRAYEDAGFSPVSVGLIEAHGTGTMVGDPAEVASLKEVFGANNSKKQHIALGSVKSQIGHTKAAAGAASLIKTALALHHKVLPPTINVTKPHPKLDLENSPLYLNTETRPWIRLEAETPRRAGVSSFGFGGTNYHIVLEEYSGEHDRPYRLHKTPQSVFIFAPTPEQLLSRCEEILSKLQSEDQEQDYELLIAACQSLEIPVTDARVGFVADSLADACKLLQITIKLLQDNSQASSWEHPQGIFYRKTGIVTEGKIVALFSGQGSQYLEMGRELAINFPYLRQSYSCIDSLFCKDGLQPLSEIVFPPPVFNPPQRQAQVEALQQTEYAQPAIGAFSVGLYKILQQAGFKPDFVVGHSFGELTALWAAGVLSEEDYFFLVKARGQAMAAPNDPEFDAGAMLAVKGDVTQVEEVVKNFPLVTIANLNSPRQVVLAGAKAEIAKIRDILEKSAFSTVLLPVSAAFHTPLVAHAQKPFAHAIEKVNFNQPQISVYTNVTGERYPSEPQAIQKILKQHLINQVLFKQEIENIYAEGGYCFIEFGPKSILTNLVKDILAEKPHLAVALNSSQQKDSDRCLREAVVQLRVAGLPLKNLDPYQIEYKTPEVAKNKLLNVWLNGSNYLSEKTKQAFAKALQNGHQVSIAYAKDDFSTLPVLNTNKTPIPSYVNSEHHQPALVTNGYKPAESSGEKIHQNGYQVSFTHPKDNSPGANTPSSLTVNNTPPYVNTENSKSILVANGNKPEKSSEMMKSPQATSQPQQQSNPQLPQNYQLILDSLEYTLIEFNRHQRDVLRVHEQSLQHQTEYTKTFFQLMQQQNSLLKNSQSALPQAENKQIALSYAERSIMRFHEHQGETLRVHEQYLNHQTEHTKNFFQLLQQQYDLLIANKGNKMEQEVWGKNCYPNPDLQLIEDGVLDSQRRTDKRPAVLPSEESTISEQQDNSIVAVPVNELVTSFEVVSTNGVHSDLSNGVYHHGSNGTNLGVSPEVVSTNGVHSDTNNGTKPVAIKTSDTSIDTLSSPITIDEATLSQTLLNVVSEKTGYPVEMLELSMDIEADLGIDSIKRVEILGALLELYPDLPKPNPEELGQLRTLGQIVEYMRTLVPAIAQIESAPTNIAQEVEDAKRNEDKETRRQQDFGRESDSQFSVSSSSSIPATIATPEEPTSLVSAIAITPAESVSPVPSVDFSDLSQILLNVVSEKTGYPVEMLELSMDMEADLGIDSIKRVEILGALLELYPDLPRPNPEELGELRTLGQIVDYMKQQANVLEKKTLPVEPCSQLPELDCKILRSPVKLKFLPEPDVLDFTLPEKHIALLTDDGSLTTSELALALYERGWKVVVLSFPQTLIAQQLPLPEGVNRVVLASLSEENLKNQLEAIASEYGSIAAFIHLNPASHDDTSNDIRYLETEKALLRQVFLIAKHLKEPLNQAASVGRSCFLTVARLDGEFGLGQKTNFGAIGSGLFGLTKTLNQEWEPVFCRALDLSPDLDTQTSVSYILAELYDPNRLITEVGYSSQGRTTLVCEEDTGTRGGGDTENSSLSASPRLSISASSPRSQVFLVSGGAKGITAQCVIQLAQCYQCKFILLGRSPVDPEPVWAEGCLNEGELKKRIMDDFLAKGDKPTPAMVQKKYKAISSRREIDTTLRAIEQAGGQAEYLSVDITDATLLQEQLNAVVERLGTVTGIIHGAGNLADKRIENKSERDFETVYAAKVKGLENLLRCVSPDQLNYLVLFSSVVGFYGNIGQSDYAIANEILNKSAHLVKRNYPNCHVVAINWGPWESGMVTPELKKAFTERGIETIPIKVGTQMLVNELTQTNQPTVQVVIGSPLTYTPKSLNPELKKFRIQRRLKLAANPFLQDHVIAGRPVLPATCALSWITSTCEQLYPGYKSFSCLNYKVLKGIIFDESLASEYTIDLQEIAKNDADEIELDAKIWSQNREGKIRYHFSSHVKLKHQIPVTPNYDALNLQQEEIIFGSSNSLYQNGAMSLFHGPYFQGVKTILNASPEKVTIECTLPNLGNRQQGQFPVITFNPYIADVQIHSLWIWTQYFHQKGCLPSEIKTFEQFAPIPFGEKFYVSCEVKSKTESSVIADVIAHDIQGKIYTRMIGAKGTILPTKRG